CGATCGTGTTGCCACCGGCTCCGCGCGCGTCCCCATCTTGGCACCCAGCGCCACCGCCAGCGTAGGGGCGACGCATGCGTCGCCCGCGCTGCCGTCGTGACACAACGCGACCACGCCGCCGCTGCCTCCCTCACGGCGGATCTCCCCACGGGCAGGCACAAGGCCTGCCCCTACAATTTCTATTTCTGTGCGCTTGCCGACGGCAGCGCACCGGCGGCGCCCCTCACCCTGTTGCCCTCTCCCCCCACAGGCAAGAGGGAGGATTTTCGTGAGGGGGGCATCGCCGCCAAAGGCCGGGCGCGCCGATCGCTCGCTGGCGCAGCCAGCGGCGCTATTTCGGCATCGGCAGCGGGATCTTCTTCCACCAGGGTGCGCCGGGTTGGTCGTACTTCGCTGCGGGCTTTGTGGCCGCCTGAGTAGGCTTCGCCTTCGGTTGGGACTTTGCCGACGCTTTTTTCGCCGACGCTTTGGCGGCGGACTTTTTTGCCGTTACCGTTTTCCTTGCCGTCGTCTTCCCAGCGGTCTTTTTGGTCGCCATATGCACAACCTTTCCCAGTGCTCGCTGCCGTTAGTTACAACCACGCGCTCACTCGCCGCGCAAGGGCGCACCCGCACCGCGCGCCTGCACAACAGCGCAGAGCGAGCTCGGCAGATGCGAGCCAGGTCCGCATCTGGATGGCCCCTGGCGCAACCGGCTAGCAATGCGAGGTCCCCGCAACGGTTTTCGCCGCACCTCGCGCGGCCAGCGGTGCGCGTGCCACAGGGTTGCGCAAACCGACCGCGCTGGCTAGCAACACGGCCTCGCGGCGCAGCGGTGCACGTCCCCGTCGTCTAGCCAGGCCTAGGACACCGGCCTTTCACGCCGGCAACACGGGTTCAAATCCCGTCGGGGACGTTCCCCCTCCCCTTCGGAATCCCAAACACCATGCTCGTTGTCGTTCGCGTCCGACACGTCGCTCCTGGGCGGCCGGTGCGGGCCACTGAGAGCGCCCCATGAGGGCTCACTCCTTTAGTTCCGCGTGGCACACTGGAGTCGCTCCCCCTGCGGTGGTAACAAAAATCAAATCTTGAGCCTCCCGTCGGCTCGGTTGGGAAAGGATTGTGCACATGAGCCAAAGAAACGTGTCCACGCTAGAACTCTCCGCGGTGGAGCGGCTGATCGATGCTGCTGCCGCAGTGCTCGACGATGCTCTGACCACCGCCCGCACCCGCACCGATCACGGCAAGGGCATCGACGCCGAGCAACCGCACTGCGAGCGCCTCGCCTACACCGCCACCGAGCTGCAGGCTGCGCGCGATTTGCTTCACTACGCGCGCGCTGCGCAAGGGCAAACCACAGAGGCTGGCATTTACACCGAGATGGCGGCGGTCTTTGCAGGGGAAGTGGCGCAAAAGCTCGCCTCTGCGGCTGATGCACATTTTGCCGACTTTGGTGTGACCAGCGAGCGGCTGAATGCCACTCTTGGCTCGCCCGAAATCAGGACAGTGCTGCGAGCTGCGGTCGACGACACTCGCGTGTGTGCCATCGGGCGCTTCGTCATCGAACAGCGGGGTGCCAATCACTGCTGGCTCGACAACGAACTCGCTGCAATGACCCGTGACTCCGTGCGCCAATTTGGCGAGGCCGAAGTGCTCCCAATTGCCGAGCGCATCCACCGGCACGACGAGCTCGTGCCCGATGAGCTCATCGCCAAGATGGCCCAGCTCGGGTTCTTCGGCATGTCTGTGCCGGAAGAATATGGCGGCGGTGGCATGGGCAACTTGCCAATGATCATTACCACCGAGGAACTCTCGCGCTGCTCCTTGGCCGCGGCAGGAAGCTTGATCACGCGGCCTGAAATTCTCACCAAGGCTTTGCTCAAAGGCGGCACTGAACGACAAAAACAACGTTGGCTTCCGCCCATAGCGCGCGGCGAAATCATGGTGGCGATTTCCGTCACCGAGCCCGACACCGGCTCCGATGTGGCCTCGATTAAATGCCGCGCGACCGAAGCCGAAGTGGGCGGCCAGAAGGGGTACGTGATCGACGGCGCCAAGGCCTGGTGCACGTTTGCCGGGCGCGCCAACGTGCTCGCGCTTCTCGCCCGCACCGATCCCGACCCCAAAAAGGGCGCCCGCGGGCTCTCGCTCTTTATCGTGCCGAAAGATCCGTTCTACGGTCACGCCTTCGAAATGCGCCAGCCCACCGGTGGCCTGCTGGTCGGCAAGGCCGACCGCACCCCGGGCTATCGCGGCATGCACTCCTTTACCCTCAACTTCGAACGCTACTTCGTGCCTGCGGAGAACTTGGTTGGCGAGGAAGGACAAAAAAACAAGGGCTTTTATCTGCAAATGGCAGGCTTTGCCGCTGGACGTTTGCAAACGGGCGGACGCGCCACGGGCTTGGCGCAGGCTGCCTTAGAGCGCACAGCCGAGTACGCCAACGACCGCAAGCAGTTTGGCCAACCGATTGGCCAATTCCAACTAACGCAGTACAAACTCGGGCGAATGGCTACCCACATTATGGCAGCTCGGCAACTCACCTATCGAGCCGCGCTCGCCATGGATCGCGACGAGTCGGTTTCTCTCGAGCCCGCGATGGCGAAATTGTTCGCCTCGGACGTTGCTGTCTGGGTCACTCAAGAGGGCCAATTGCTGCATGGCGGCTGGGGTTACGCGGAAGAATTCCCGATTTCTCGCTACGTCGTCGACGCCACCGTGTTACCAATTTTCGAAGGCGTAAAACCAATCTTGGAACTCAAGGTCATTGCAAGACAACTGCTGGCATGATCCCTAGCGCCCCTCACCTCATCGCCCGCGCGCGTAACTTTCCGCACAATGCCGAACGACACTGGACCCAAAGCGTACACGCCCCTCGACGCAACGCTGGCGAAGCGGCGACGACGCGGGGTACGCATCGGTGCCTCTTCGGTGTATTCTCTGGCGACGCAGCCAGTGAATCTATGCGCATGGCACAACCGCCGAGCAGTCCGCCGACCGCGGGAGTTGTATGGTGGAAAGTGTTAAAGGGAGTCTTTGCCAAGAGGAGCGTTTTATGAGCAAACAAGGTGATCGAGCCGACCTGGAACGCTGGCGGCAAATCGCCACGCAAGAGCGCAAGGGCCGGAGCCCCGACGAACTCGTTTGGCACACGCCCGAAGGCATCGACGTGAAACCACTGTACACACGCGCCGATGTCGAGGAGCTGGAGTTTCTCGACACCATTCCCGGCGACTTCCCCTTCGTTCGTGGACCACGCGCCACCATGTACGCGGAAAAGCCATGGACCATCCGCCAATACGCTGGCTTTTCTACCGCTGAAGAGTCCAATGCCTTCTACCGCGCCTGCTTGGCGCAAGGGCAAATGGGCCTTTCGGTTGCCTTCGACCTGGCTACTCACCGCGGCTACGACAGCGACCATCCGCGTGTGGTCGGAGATGTCGGCAAGGCTGGCGTGGCCATCGACTCGGTGGAGGACATGAAAATTCTCTTCGATGGCGTGCCGCTCGACAAAATGTCGGTTTCCATGACGATGAACGGGGCGGTTTTGCCGGTCCTCGCCAGCTTCATCGTAGCCGGGGAAGAGCAAGGTGTGCCGCGCGCAAAACTGACTGGCACGATCCAAAACGATATCCTCAAAGAATTTATGGTGCGCAACACGTACATTTACCCGCCCGGACCTTCGATGCGCATCGTGGCGGACATCATCGAATACACCGCCAAGGAAATGCCCAAATTCAATTCCATCTCGATTTCCGGCTACCACATGCAAGAAGCCGGAGCGACGTGCGACCTCGAACTGGCGTTCACGCTGGCAGACGGCCTGGAGTACGTGCGTGCTGCCCTTTCCAAAGGCTTGGACATTGACGACTTTGCCGGTCGGCTATCGTTCTTTTTCGCGATCGGCATGAACTTCTACATGGAAATCGCCAAGCTGCGCGCCGCCCGTCTTTTGTGGGCCACACTCATGAAGCGTTTGTTCAATCCGAAGAAGCGCGAGTCGCTGATGCTCCGCACGCATTGCCAAACCTCGGGGGCGAGCCTGACGGAGCAAGACCCGTTCAACAACATCGTCCGCACCACCATCGAAGCCATGGCCGCGGTGTTTGGCGGCACGCAAAGCTTGCACACGAATTCTTATGACGAAGCGATCGCCTTGCCGAGCGACACCGCCGCACGGATCGCGCGCAACACGCAGCTCATCTTGCAATTGGAGACGGGCATTCCCAAGGTGATCGACCCATGGGGCGGCTCGTACTTCATGGAGTCGCTCACCCATGCGCTCGCCCGCAAGGCGCTCAACATCATCGAAGAGGTGGAGGCCATGGGTGGCATGGTCAAGGCGATTGAAGCCGGCATGCCCAAACTCCGCATCGAAGAAACCGCGGCGCGACGCCAGGCGCGCATCGATCGCGGAGAGGACATCATCGTCGGCGTCAACAAGTTTCGCCTGCCGGAAGAACCGGAAATCGAAATCCGTGAAATCGACAACACCGCTGTGCGCGAGCGGCAAATTGAACGTCTCAAGAAGATCCGCGCCACCCGCGATCCGGCCAAGGTGGAAGCCGCGCTCAACGCGCTCACTCGTGCGGCAGAAACGGGCGAAGGCAACCTGCTCGCGCTGGCCGTGGAAGCGGCCCGCGCCCGTGCCACCGTGGGTGAAATTTCGGCAGCGCTGGAAAAGGTGTGGGGGCGCTATCAAGCCGAGGTCCGCACCATCTCCGGGGTGTACGGCGGCCAGTACGACGACGATCCGGAGTGGCAACAATTGCGCGCGGAGGTGGAAGCTTTCGCCCGTGAACATGGTCGCCGGCCGCGGATTTTGATTGCGAAGGTCGGGCAAGACGGGCACGACCGCGGCGCGAAGGTGATCGCCACCGCGTTTGCCGATCTAGGCTTCGATGTCGACATCGGGAGCTTGTTCCAAACGCCGGAGGAAGTTGCCCGACAGGCGGTGGAGAATGACGTCCACGTGGTCGGCATTTCCACCCAGGCGGGCGGCCACAAAACCCTCGTGCCGCAACTCATCCGCGAACTCGAGCGCCTAGGGGCAAGCGACATTATCGTTACCGTGGGCGGCATCATTCCCCAAAAGGATTACAAGTTCCTCGAGCAAGCTGGGGTGAAAGCGATTTTCGGCCCTGGGACGCATGTGCTCAAAGCCGCGCGGCGTGTGCTCGAACTCGTGCGCGAAGCCACGGAACCCGCCCCGAAGGTCGCCACCGCGTGAACCGAGCGTTGTCGTCGGCCGAAGCGCTCGCCGAAGGCCTGCTCGCAGGCAATCGGCGGGCGTTGGCCAAGGCCATCACGTTAGTGGAAAGCACCCGGCCCGAGCATCAAGCCGAGGCGCAGCGCTTGCTCGAACGGATCCTGCCACACACGGGAAAGGCGTATCGCATCGGTGTGAGCGGCGTGCCCGGGGTGGGCAAGAGCACGTTCATCGAAGCCTTTGGCCTCCACCTCATCGAGCAAGGGCAACGAGTGGCGGTGTTGGCGGTCGACCCTTCCAGCGCCATTTCCGGTGGCAGCATCCTCGGCGACAAAACCCGCATGGCGCGGCTCTCGGTGCAAGCCGAGGCGTTCATTCGCCCGAGTCCCTCGGGTGGCTCTTTGGGCGGCGTCGCTCGGCATACGCGCGAAGCGATTCTGCTATGCGAGGCTGCCGGTTTCGGCATCGTGGTTGTGGAAACGGTCGGCGTGGGGCAATCGGAGTTCACCGTTGCCTCGATGGTGGACTTCTTCCTCGTACTCATGCTCGCCGGTGCGGGCGACGAGCTGCAAGGGATCAAGAAAGG
This genomic interval from Candidatus Binatia bacterium contains the following:
- a CDS encoding acyl-CoA dehydrogenase family protein, which gives rise to MSQRNVSTLELSAVERLIDAAAAVLDDALTTARTRTDHGKGIDAEQPHCERLAYTATELQAARDLLHYARAAQGQTTEAGIYTEMAAVFAGEVAQKLASAADAHFADFGVTSERLNATLGSPEIRTVLRAAVDDTRVCAIGRFVIEQRGANHCWLDNELAAMTRDSVRQFGEAEVLPIAERIHRHDELVPDELIAKMAQLGFFGMSVPEEYGGGGMGNLPMIITTEELSRCSLAAAGSLITRPEILTKALLKGGTERQKQRWLPPIARGEIMVAISVTEPDTGSDVASIKCRATEAEVGGQKGYVIDGAKAWCTFAGRANVLALLARTDPDPKKGARGLSLFIVPKDPFYGHAFEMRQPTGGLLVGKADRTPGYRGMHSFTLNFERYFVPAENLVGEEGQKNKGFYLQMAGFAAGRLQTGGRATGLAQAALERTAEYANDRKQFGQPIGQFQLTQYKLGRMATHIMAARQLTYRAALAMDRDESVSLEPAMAKLFASDVAVWVTQEGQLLHGGWGYAEEFPISRYVVDATVLPIFEGVKPILELKVIARQLLA
- the scpA gene encoding methylmalonyl-CoA mutase, yielding MSKQGDRADLERWRQIATQERKGRSPDELVWHTPEGIDVKPLYTRADVEELEFLDTIPGDFPFVRGPRATMYAEKPWTIRQYAGFSTAEESNAFYRACLAQGQMGLSVAFDLATHRGYDSDHPRVVGDVGKAGVAIDSVEDMKILFDGVPLDKMSVSMTMNGAVLPVLASFIVAGEEQGVPRAKLTGTIQNDILKEFMVRNTYIYPPGPSMRIVADIIEYTAKEMPKFNSISISGYHMQEAGATCDLELAFTLADGLEYVRAALSKGLDIDDFAGRLSFFFAIGMNFYMEIAKLRAARLLWATLMKRLFNPKKRESLMLRTHCQTSGASLTEQDPFNNIVRTTIEAMAAVFGGTQSLHTNSYDEAIALPSDTAARIARNTQLILQLETGIPKVIDPWGGSYFMESLTHALARKALNIIEEVEAMGGMVKAIEAGMPKLRIEETAARRQARIDRGEDIIVGVNKFRLPEEPEIEIREIDNTAVRERQIERLKKIRATRDPAKVEAALNALTRAAETGEGNLLALAVEAARARATVGEISAALEKVWGRYQAEVRTISGVYGGQYDDDPEWQQLRAEVEAFAREHGRRPRILIAKVGQDGHDRGAKVIATAFADLGFDVDIGSLFQTPEEVARQAVENDVHVVGISTQAGGHKTLVPQLIRELERLGASDIIVTVGGIIPQKDYKFLEQAGVKAIFGPGTHVLKAARRVLELVREATEPAPKVATA
- the meaB gene encoding methylmalonyl Co-A mutase-associated GTPase MeaB yields the protein MNRALSSAEALAEGLLAGNRRALAKAITLVESTRPEHQAEAQRLLERILPHTGKAYRIGVSGVPGVGKSTFIEAFGLHLIEQGQRVAVLAVDPSSAISGGSILGDKTRMARLSVQAEAFIRPSPSGGSLGGVARHTREAILLCEAAGFGIVVVETVGVGQSEFTVASMVDFFLVLMLAGAGDELQGIKKGILELVDALAITKADGENLVAAERAAAEYRSALRLFRHHTSVWEPPVVTVSALTGHGIARVWEIVQEHRTRLAAAGELTRKREAQQQKWFWDMVREGMLEHFLARPDVQALLPELEQAVVAHRLSPTDAAQRLLSLLDRPTTTKTPNER